The following are from one region of the Gossypium hirsutum isolate 1008001.06 chromosome D03, Gossypium_hirsutum_v2.1, whole genome shotgun sequence genome:
- the LOC121203117 gene encoding receptor-like protein 44 — translation MGFVILLLLTFTTLPLSSSDPNDEACLTQLSQTLKDPLNNLQNWTKSTFANPCSGFTSYLPGATCNNGRIYKLSLTNLSLQGSISPFLSNCTNLQSLDLSSNSISGPIPQDLQYLVNLAVLNLSSNRLEGEIPQQLALCAYLNVIDLHDNLLTGQIPQELGLLARLSAFDVSSNKLSGPIPASLGNRSGNLPRFNATSFGGNKDLYGYPLPPMKSKGLSVLAIVGIGLGSGLASLVISFTGVCIWLKITEEKMAAAEEGKIGQFMPDY, via the coding sequence atGGGGTTTGTAATTCTTTTGCTGCTAACCTTTACTACACTTCCATTATCTTCCTCAGATCCAAACGACGAAGCTTGTTTAACTCAATTAAGCCAAACCTTGAAAGACCCTTTAAACAACTTACAAAACTGGACCAAATCCACCTTTGCAAACCCTTGTAGTGGTTTCACATCTTATCTCCCTGGTGCAACTTGTAACAATGGTCGAATCTACAAGCTTTCCCTCACCAACCTCTCTCTTCAAGGCTCTATTTCCCCATTTCTTTCCAATTGTACCAATCTTCAATCCCTTGATTTGTCTTCAAACTCCATTTCAGGTCCTATCCCTCAAGATTTACAATACTTAGTCAACTTAGCAGTACTCAACCTTTCATCTAATCGCCTTGAAGGAGAGATCCCTCAACAACTTGCATTATGTGCTTACTTAAACGTCATTGATCTTCATGATAATTTACTCACTGGTCAAATTCCTCAAGAATTAGGCCTATTAGCACGGTTGTCAGCTTTTGATGTTTCAAGCAACAAGCTGTCAGGTCCAATACCAGCATCATTAGGTAATAGGAGTGGGAATTTACCAAGGTTTAATGCCACATCTTTTGGTGGAAATAAGGATCTTTATGGATACCCTTTACCACCTATGAAAAGTAAAGGGCTATCAGTTTTGGCCATTGTTGGGATTGGATTAGGAAGTGGACTCGCGAGTTTGGTTATTAGTTTCACTGGGGTTTGTATTTGGTTGAAAATTACAGAAGAAAAAATGGCTGCTGCTGAAGAAGGAAAGATTGGTCAGTTCATGcctgattattaa